A window of Aptenodytes patagonicus chromosome 1, bAptPat1.pri.cur, whole genome shotgun sequence genomic DNA:
TAGTGTGTGGTGAAAGTCATAATGGTTTGTTACAAAAATCCTGTTGAGTAAATACAATTATATATAGTGCAACTGTTAACTAATACATTAGTTGAGGTATCTGAAACTTGAACCTGAACTTATCTTGCCTAGCATGAGGTCCTTTGTATGCATGTGACATGGGAGCTAGTTGCTGTGTCTCCCTGCAAATTCTGGGATGGGCTCAGAAGCCCTCTGAAAGTGCCTTTCTGTCTACTGACTGTAGAGGGAGCTAGGACAATTAAGATCCTAACTGTATTCCTTAAAATTAGAAGGGGTTTAATGTGTCATGTGTGAAGTGGAGTAAGAATGCTTCCAAATTCGCAACTATTTTATTTCCTGCATGTGGAGACTGCCATTTACAAGCTGTACTGATGGGACAAGTGGGGAAAGCCAAACCCTGAAATACTGGTGTCAGGAATGTTTCACACTTCTCATGTTTCTCAGTGTtactgtgtctttttttaaataagtttttggtgcctttacttttttccccataaaataatactgaatgactttatttttcttaaattcctatataagtaaattatattttaagctTCTGTTAAGAATGTTCAAAACTGCACATTGCATAGATGTTTTTGGAGTAATAAAAATTCTTGAATGTGCCCAGAAGAAAATGCTTCAGACGATCTGCATAGTGACAGAAGAAAACGACACAAGTCGGACAGCATTTCGTTGACGTTTGATGAAAGCCTCTCATGGTGTGTAGTCAGTGGTCTGTGCCGTGAAAGAAGCAATAGCAGTGATTCAACAGATTCTCTCTCCATTCCTGTAagtcaaaatacatatttttgtggtACAAATTTTGCAGATACCACAAGTACAAATATGCATCTTAAAACACCATGTTCTTAATTAAAAGCAGCAGTTCCTTCAGTGGTGTCTGAGGAGAGAAAAGAGGCTGAAAGAAAAGTTGGTGTGTGGGTGGAGTGGGGTCTTTCATAGATCTGCTGACAAAGCCGAAGTGAAATCGTTAAAAATACTAACTctgaatattctttaaaaaaaaaaaaaagactcttgcTGCTAGGCGCAGTATTGAAAAAATGTGAgatatatttttgtgttttaaaataagtgtttctTAGAATGctaagagaagaaaagcagtcaCAGGTGTTCCATAATTCAGAATAGTTGGTGCTTCTGGGCATCTGGTAGTTCCGGTACGGCTTTGGTAACTGTACATAGTAGTGCCCTGATGATGTGCTGTATTAATTTTCCAAGCCTTTactggtttttttattgttgttttcagCAAACACTTGAGGCAAATTATCTGTGGTTAGGCTAAGTCATGAAGAGCTAAACTAACAGTATTCCTAGTCACATACTGTATTCTGAATTGACAGAACTAATACTGTATCTTCACTCTTGCTATTTTATAATTGTTTAGCCACTTTCTCAAATGAAGGTTAACAGAGTTGATGAGAGTAGAGAATTTAATGACATGCCGCCAAAAGACAGCATCTTCTTGCATCTGTTCTTTCACTTCTTACGAGAGCCTTTGTGAAATAGTAGCAGTAGTCTTCAAGCTGGCTGTAGGTTGACTGCAGCCTCTATTACAGAGCTGACAAAAGGCTTTCACATCTGGCTTTATTTTGACCTGCCTATGATTCGTTTGTCTCAGAAGATGTTCTGTCTAACAGCAGGTGGTGTCACTTCTTCCATAGCTAATTAAACTGAGTAGTTCGGTTTTATCTTAAGAGCTATCTTAACAGTAATGGTTATGGATTTGGACTAGTGAGGCTGAATGtgtactttctttctctttttttcaggatCTTGATGCCAGTTCATTAAGCGAAAACTCTGATTGGTTTGACCACAGTTCTGTTTCAGACCAGTTCAGTGTAGAGTTTGAAGTTGAGTCTATTTATTCAGAAGATTATAGTCACAATGAAGAAGGACAGGAGCTCACAGATGAAGATGATGAGGtacatatttgttttgtttggggtttttttgacttgGAGGGGTGAGAGGGGGAAGGAAACTTACAGGAATACTTCATGTTGAGATTCCAACAAGAAGAAGTAACTCTTCAGGTTTATTTCAGGACTGTGTGTGCTATGTCACAAACTGCACCCAGTTGTTCATTAAATCAAATTACATGCCTGTGCAGTTGGGTCACCATTATACACCCACCAGGCAGTAACCAGAATGGTGCTAAGGCTTTCCATAGGCTCTGAAACAGACTCTTGACAGTCTGGAAGAGTCTGTTTGACTTCAGTCACTAGCTGTTGGAGTCGATGGCAGCATGTGTACTTGAGTCTATTCCTGCATGTTTAATTATAGAAGTATGTGTTGAGCTTTGACAACACTTTCAATAATGAAAACTTTCCTGGTAACTCTCAAAGGGGTATTTCTGAATCATTTGCCTCCAGGAATATAAATGTTTCATAGAGATGCTGAAACAATTTTAGAAATTTTCATTAGGAGGCAAGAAGACAGTAAAATTGTGATTACCATCATTTCAAGAGATCTGGATATCTGGAATGTCAGGACTGAagtgggaaattatttttttttctgggttagtTTTCTGTTACTTCAAAGAGGTGAATCAGCTCATGGCAAGATTGGTTAAGTACCAGAGGCAGAATTTGCCAGAGACATACGTGATTGTGGTACTGAAGGGCTGAATGGGACTGACTGTACTGATGTACACTGGCTTACAGTGCTGTGGAGCTGCACCCTGAGACAAGACAGTGATTTGGAGGAAGAAAGGCTTGAGGTGTgcccctgcccccagcagcagTGTTGAGAAttgcagaatggttgaggttggaaggggcctctggaggtcatcttatCCAACCCCCCTGGCTCAAGCAGAGCTGAttgcccagggccatgtccagatgacttttgaatatctccaaggatggaggctccacagctGCTCAGAACTGAGcactgtgccagtgcttggtcaccctcacagtaaaaaaagtgtctcctgatgttcagacagaacctcctgtgttttaatttgtgccagttgcctctggtcctgtcactgggcaccactgaaaagagcctggctccatctgctttacaccctcccttcaggtatttatatacattgataagatcccccctgagccttctcttctccaggctgaactgtcgcagctctctcagtctttcctcatgtGAGAGCtcctccaatcccttaatcatcttaatggcccttcgctggactctctctaGTAGCTCCGtatctcttgtactggggagcgcAGGACTGGACActgctccaggtgtggcctcaccagtgctgagcagaggggagggaTCACCTCTATTCTAGAAAGTGGTGCCTTCTACCTGTCTGGTCTACGTTTTTCTTCAAACTGTGTGTTACAAGTGTGAACAGAATTCTTTTCCCCTAAACCAGTCATCAGATTTTGTGGAGTTATTTGCTAACATAAATTAACTTATATGCGCTATTTATTACATTTCATTAAAAGTCTATCAGAAAATCTATCAGATTAAAAATCTATCAGATTTTTAATTGAATGCCAAAAAACAGTTACATcaatactttttttattatttatttaaaccaGGTATATCAGCTGACTATTTACCAGGATGAAGATAGTGATGCTGATTCATTTGACGAAGATCCAGAGATTTCTCTAGCTGTGAGTAAAAACTTGACTGGCAAAGCATCATAAGTTGGGTGAATTGACAGAGTAGATCAAGGAGTATAGATGAATTCTATTGTTaccagttaccttttttttttttaattaaatcgaCTTTTTTTTGTATGCTTGAAGATTCCAAGACAATATTTTAACTACTGAACATGTGACTATTAAGGAaccttgctatttaaaaaaaaaaaaaaaagtaagcttcctaatccattaaaaaaaaatacttaccgTTTCACTGACTTAATGGAAGGAAATTATTTGGAGCCTAAGTATCTGACTTTTTGcacaaaatgggaaaacaaaaacaaaaaccaaaaacccaaaccaaaaaacttagtcatgtatatttaaaaaaatcttcctataAATCGTAATACCTGGTTTTATTGTCCAGCTTGAATGAAGGAATCCGTAGCATACAGATGTGAAGGCAAACCTGTTTTCAGAACAGTACTGTAAAATTAATAGATTTGGAGGCTTTTTCTAAATTCTGTGAGACATTCTTGAAGTGTGGGAAGAAATTTGGGGGTTTGAGGCAAAGTATGTAGACATAGATGAAAAAAGCACACACTAGAACTAAAAAGCAGTGCGTCTTTTTATTTATACTTGCTTTTCACAGTCGAAGCTTGAACAAAGCTGTTGTCCAAAACTGTCTGAAATGTTCCAGTCCCTTGATGGTCTGTAGGACTGAGGGACTTTACTGTGTGTAAAACATAGGGCTAGCCACCATCTAAAAACATAGCACTGCTTATGTATGGAAAAATATGTCTGAACATTATTTTTAGGAATTAAAATTGGTCTCTGAAGCTTTTGATGTCACTGATGTTATTTAGGACTCAAACCAAAAAGTGCTTCGAATCTTCTAAAtaagttttggtttgttttctgttctcattCCCCCTACGGCATAGATTATTTCAAAGAAGGGTCTTTCTCCTTAGAAATGAAGCATGTTTTTAATGAGATAGTGGCATATTTTCAGTGTAGCGTATTGAGTAACCTTAGACAGTGATGcagccttcccccccctcccaaaatggccgatgttttctgttctctaaTACTACTGTGTCAGAGTGCCCTCACCCGGCCGTTTTGCACACCAACAGCTTAGCATCCCAGGTTAAATGTCCCTTTAATCTTGAATAGTTTCCATTTCGGAAGTCCATTGTTGAAATACCGGGAATGGTGACCATTTTATCAGAACGAAGTTTTTCATGAGGTTCTCTGAAGACTTTTGTGGTCTGGTTTCTTCAATTTTGCCTAAGAAATAATAAGTCTTTATTGTTCTAcctctatttttatttcacaaatctACTGCAAGAAGAGGGAAAGTCagagtcttttaaaaatcagactaTTTTAATTCAGAATCATAAAATGGGACCAAACACTGAATAGAATTTTTAACTTGTATACAAGTTGATAGCTCAAGATAACTGTTACTTTGGCAGTAATAAATTGTTTATAATCTCTGAATGCTTGGATTGTAAGCATTCCAAGTAGCTTAAGCTGTTCCAACCTTTAATTCACTGAAGGATTATTGGAAGTGTCCCGAATGTAGCGAAATGAATCCTCCGCTGCCACGACATTGCCACAGATGCTGGGCCCTTCGTGAGGATTGGCTTCCAGATGAAAAGAGCGATAAATTGGTAAAGAGCAAATTAGAAAGTTCCCTCCCCCTAGAGTCTGAAGAAGGTTTTGATGTTCCTGACTGCAAGAAAGTGAAAATGACTGAAGATAAAGAACCAGCTGTAGAGGAGAATGAGGATAAAGCAGTACAAATTTCTGAGTCTCAGGAAAGTGAAGATTATTCTCAGCCTTCGACGTCAAGCAGCATGTTTTGTAGCAGTCAGGAGGACTATAAGGAACCCGAGAAGAGAGAAATGGcagacaaagaggaaagcatggaaTCCAGTCTGCCTGTTACCAGCATAGAGCCCTGTGTCATATGTCAGAGCAGACCTAAAAATGGCTGCATAGTACATGGCAAAACGGGACACCTCATGTCATGTTTTACGTGCGCAAGGAAACTTAAGAAGAGGAACAAACCCTGTCCGGTGTGCAGACAGCCCATACAAATGATTGTACTAACTTACTTCGGTTAGATGGACGTTGGCTGGTGAGCAGCAAAAGGAACTTCATAAACTGGTTGAGAGAGTAAGAAACTATTTTTGTATGCGTattggaaaataatattttgggtcTCTTCGCATTTGGTATGAAAAGTAATTGCTGAAATAAATGTGCTGGAGTTGTTAGGAGGTTAGCCTAATACTTGTAAGTCAACTTGAAGATTTTAAATCCCTCTCAACAAAAATGACCAATTCCTGTAAACTACCTGCCTTTCTGCGTGCTTTATGTTCCATACAAGATAGTGACATTTGTTTTACTGGATTCAATGCACACATTTAAAAACCCAAATTCAATGATTATGAGAGGAGAGACATGTTGAAGAGTTCGTTAATGTGAGTTTCTCCTCTCAAGAAGATACTGGAATCTGGAGAACCTTGTATCTGTTGCCTGGTGAAGACACCAGGCTCAATCGGAACCCTCTGAATAAGTCAATAAAATAGAATTTTGTCTCCCTCATTCCCAAAACTTAAATTCCTCCGAGTAACCAAATTACAGGGGAGATCTTACGATAGAAAAACACGTAAGGTTTTGGAAATAGAAAAGGGTATTGCGTGTCTTTCACAGTGTGCATTGTAAACTTCAGGGCTGTGTGTGTCCTGAGAAGTCATTGGTCCAAGTTCAGTCTTACAGTTATCTCTTAAACATCCTGAGAAActggcttttaaaatgctttgtggGTCTGGAGGTCTGTACTATCCTCATTATTTTAGCAGTGTGAGAAAAGACTTGAACAGGCGAGACAAATGAAGGAGGTGCTGTGTAATGTCAAGTCGGGTAATAGTAGGGGACAACCTTACTCTTTCTGCACTTGTTTTTGGCTTCAGCAGTATAGCATGCAGCTTCATCACTACATTCGCTTGAATaaaaatagggaggaaaaaaaagtccaccTCCATCTGCAGAAACAAGTAAGTTGTGTAGTTCTAGTTCACATAGACATTCTTTAAATTCAGTAGTCTTTCCAACTTAACGCTGTTTTTCATCTGTATCACAAGAATTCTGAAAATGTGTTGCAAGGTGTTTGGCCAACTGAAAATTGGTCGCATTGGACCTGTCCTTTACTGCTTTTAGCTCTTGTCTCCTCACTGTACTTGTCAGAAACTTTGTGAAACTTACCAGGTTCCTTATTAAGGAGTCTACTGACTCAGTTCTGTGGTGCGTTCAGAGTAGTATAAAAATACCTTAGCTTACAAAAATATTCTCACATGTATCTTCAGGGTTTAGTTAGATGACTCATCTGAGCTGTTTTTCAGATGGAGAGTTTCTGTACcagtgtgtgtgtatttattccTTTGGAAAACTAGATTACAAGAGGAATTGTATGGTTTCAGCGCCTTTTAATTTTACAGATAGCTGCTGATCATCTGCCCGACAGAGAATGGCAAATAAGTAGTTTCAGCGTCAGGGGAGTGCCAAGAATGGAGACCTAGCCTAAATGCAGGAATTGTGCTGTGTTGCCATCCTGCAGGCTGAGGTCAAACAGCTTGCTTAACACCACCAGTACAAAACTGTTGATGCCTGTGCGCTAGCACAGAGACTTTTACCGCTATAATTGCCTTCATGTCGGAGCTGAAGTAGTTACTCTAGTATAAAGTGTCTGTAAACCGGGGCTGCAAACGCCTTGGAATACAAGGAAGCGCCTAGGAAAAGGATGTAAAGCTGTACAGGAGGGACTCTGTAAACCTTTGGTTGTTACTTGCCTGCAAAGAAATGCCTTCCTAGGTAAAGACTGAATTACCAGGATCAGTCACGATTTGTTTGTACACTTGAGCTCATTTTTGGAAAATGCTACTAAAAGATACTGGTGTCTCTGAAGTTTTACCGTGATTAATTTTAACTGAACAAAATGTAACCCCCAGCTGTATATGTTTCTTCAAATTCTTACAGGCGAGTTTCTTGCCCCTTGCAATTTGTAAAGCCACAGCAGGTAGCTGGAGGTTCTAGAAGTTCTTTGGTCAGCAGTAACCTTTCATGGGTTTCATGGGGTTTGATAATCCTTCAGCCCGAGATAGAGAAAGTCCTGTGGGCAGATGCTTAAATTTTTCAAGTAGGGATGCTTCTAATAGATGGTTACCTGCCTTAATTCACGCATCCTTAATTTTTGATTTGGTAGACTTCAGCGCAGTGAAGCTTGCAGAGGCTCTTCCATTGCACCTGCAGGTCAGAACCCAATAGCGGTCATATCGCAGTCTGGAATCGGCAGCTGAGAGAGGATTGTGGACGTGTATATGCAGGAGAAGCATTGATAACCTGGGGGCCGTACTTAAAAAGCTTTGTCCATTACATCATCTCCTGCATCTTACGCTTTTTCAGTGCGATACCTTCTCTGCGGTCACTGTGATGGTTATGTAACTGCGGTCCTGGGAGAGCAGCTGTTCTTACCTAGTTCCTACTGGGACAAAGTGTACTGTCCCGCTCTTGGCATTCTCTTTCACTTCCCTTAAGTGatatctctatttaaaaaaaaaaacaaacaaacaaacaaaaaaaaccccacaaacaaacaaaaaaaaccccaaaaaacttcagctctcaaaagaaaaaaaaaaaaaggcacgtaTGGTGGGTGATGATCCTCGGCGTTCACAACCACTCGGCTTTgggatttttcttcaaaaacaatttCATCTCCTACTAATGCTTTATGCTTTGGCAAAAGATAAAGTGAGAGCATACAGCATGATGAATTTCCCCTTTTATGATCTAAAATTGTATTTCCCTAGCATGTCTCCTGTGGTGGAGAACAGCCCTGGAAATACCCTCCACTCCATACAGCGCTGAGGAAATGGG
This region includes:
- the MDM2 gene encoding E3 ubiquitin-protein ligase Mdm2 isoform X1 — its product is MCNTKMSSLTDASSVTTSEQEVLVKPKPLLLKLLKLAGAEKDTFTMKEVIFYLGQYIMSKQLYDEKQQHIVHCANDLLGDLFGVTSFSVKEHRRLYSMISRNLIAINQQDSMLADTPEDDARFQLEEENVLKESMQELEEKQTSSNVTSRPTTSSRRRTHSESEENASDDLHSDRRKRHKSDSISLTFDESLSWCVVSGLCRERSNSSDSTDSLSIPDLDASSLSENSDWFDHSSVSDQFSVEFEVESIYSEDYSHNEEGQELTDEDDEVYQLTIYQDEDSDADSFDEDPEISLADYWKCPECSEMNPPLPRHCHRCWALREDWLPDEKSDKLVKSKLESSLPLESEEGFDVPDCKKVKMTEDKEPAVEENEDKAVQISESQESEDYSQPSTSSSMFCSSQEDYKEPEKREMADKEESMESSLPVTSIEPCVICQSRPKNGCIVHGKTGHLMSCFTCARKLKKRNKPCPVCRQPIQMIVLTYFG
- the MDM2 gene encoding E3 ubiquitin-protein ligase Mdm2 isoform X3, which gives rise to MCNTKMSSLTDASSVTTSEQEVKPKPLLLKLLKLAGAEKDTFTMKEVIFYLGQYIMSKQLYDEKQQHIVHCANDLLGDLFGVTSFSVKEHRRLYSMISRNLIAINQQDSMLADTPEDDARFQLEEENVLKESMQELEEKQTSSNVTSRPTTSSRRRTHSESEENASDDLHSDRRKRHKSDSISLTFDESLSWCVVSGLCRERSNSSDSTDSLSIPDLDASSLSENSDWFDHSSVSDQFSVEFEVESIYSEDYSHNEEGQELTDEDDEVYQLTIYQDEDSDADSFDEDPEISLADYWKCPECSEMNPPLPRHCHRCWALREDWLPDEKSDKLVKSKLESSLPLESEEGFDVPDCKKVKMTEDKEPAVEENEDKAVQISESQESEDYSQPSTSSSMFCSSQEDYKEPEKREMADKEESMESSLPVTSIEPCVICQSRPKNGCIVHGKTGHLMSCFTCARKLKKRNKPCPVCRQPIQMIVLTYFG
- the MDM2 gene encoding E3 ubiquitin-protein ligase Mdm2 isoform X2, with the translated sequence MCNTKMSSLTDASSVTTSEQEVLVKPKPLLLKLLKLAGAEKDTFTMKEVIFYLGQYIMSKQLYDEKQQHIVHCANDLLGDLFGVTSFSVKEHRRLYSMISRNLIAINQQDSMLADTPEDDARFQLEEENVLKESMQELEEKQTSSNVTSRPTTSSRRRTHSESENASDDLHSDRRKRHKSDSISLTFDESLSWCVVSGLCRERSNSSDSTDSLSIPDLDASSLSENSDWFDHSSVSDQFSVEFEVESIYSEDYSHNEEGQELTDEDDEVYQLTIYQDEDSDADSFDEDPEISLADYWKCPECSEMNPPLPRHCHRCWALREDWLPDEKSDKLVKSKLESSLPLESEEGFDVPDCKKVKMTEDKEPAVEENEDKAVQISESQESEDYSQPSTSSSMFCSSQEDYKEPEKREMADKEESMESSLPVTSIEPCVICQSRPKNGCIVHGKTGHLMSCFTCARKLKKRNKPCPVCRQPIQMIVLTYFG